The following proteins are encoded in a genomic region of Candidatus Dormiibacterota bacterium:
- a CDS encoding type IV toxin-antitoxin system AbiEi family antitoxin domain-containing protein, translating into MSRPRDAARNRRAVYTSPGTELVRKLAERGERIFTVKEAGQVASKVGLSAGYLHEGLHHLARSGWIVRLRKGLYALSGAVPGASPAHEFEIAMALVKPSAISHWSALSHHGLTEQVPRTVFVLTTARSVPRARGGSHGRAHSGYPVAGTRYEFIQTKPERFFGIDEVWVGEARIKMTDPERTLLDGLAAPQYCGGLPEVLHAFMVRAPNLELKRIIGYALKLDAATAKRLGWILEHQVRIAAAQLEPLQEIPIKGYRTLDPTGPRGGACDRRWMIQVNAPGISKE; encoded by the coding sequence ATGAGTCGACCCCGAGACGCTGCTCGAAACAGGCGCGCTGTCTACACCTCCCCGGGGACAGAGCTTGTTCGAAAGCTGGCCGAGAGGGGAGAACGCATCTTCACCGTCAAGGAAGCGGGTCAGGTCGCTTCCAAGGTGGGCCTCTCGGCCGGCTACCTTCATGAGGGACTGCACCACCTGGCGCGGTCAGGTTGGATCGTCAGACTACGCAAGGGCCTCTACGCTCTCTCCGGGGCTGTCCCGGGCGCATCACCCGCCCATGAATTCGAGATCGCGATGGCCCTTGTCAAGCCTTCGGCCATCAGCCACTGGTCCGCGCTCAGTCATCACGGATTGACCGAGCAGGTCCCTCGAACGGTGTTCGTCCTCACAACGGCCCGATCGGTGCCACGGGCACGCGGCGGAAGTCATGGTCGGGCTCACAGTGGATATCCCGTCGCAGGGACGCGCTACGAGTTCATCCAGACCAAGCCCGAACGATTCTTCGGCATAGACGAGGTATGGGTTGGCGAAGCGCGCATAAAGATGACAGATCCCGAGCGGACCCTCCTCGACGGTCTCGCCGCCCCTCAATACTGCGGCGGCCTGCCGGAAGTCCTGCACGCCTTCATGGTTCGTGCCCCCAATCTCGAGTTGAAGCGCATCATCGGCTACGCCCTCAAGCTCGATGCTGCGACCGCGAAGAGGCTCGGATGGATCCTGGAACACCAGGTGCGGATCGCCGCCGCCCAGCTTGAACCTCTTCAAGAAATCCCCATCAAGGGCTACCGGACCTTGGATCCGACCGGTCCACGCGGGGGAGCATGCGATCGGAGATGGATGATCCAGGTGAACGCTCCAGGGATATCGAAGGAATGA
- a CDS encoding DEAD/DEAH box helicase family protein: protein MHGICEKPRIRCGECPNQAFIQVGDQIILDHLRGRHVIGIYPLLKDETCWLLAVDFDKGSWMDDVLAFAETCRRLQIPAAVERSRSGNGAHVWFFFASPVPASVARKMGCYLITETMTRRHQVSMASYDRLFPKQDTMPRGGFGNLIALPLQHGPRQRGNTVFLDDHLAPYGDQWAQLASVQRIGPATAEDIAREATRLDRVIGVREVELTDEGDALTPWARPPSGLTRRWPVNEPLPQTIRAVLAQRLFIDKVGLPASLLNQIKRLAAFQNPEFYKKQSMRLSTALTPRVIACAEEFPQHIALPRGCRSDLEDLITERGVTLDVDDQRQAGKPLSIRFAGELTPVQREAVQAVLEHEIGVIVAPPGVGKTVVGIRLIAERARNTLVLVHRRPLLDQWRAQISLFLGLDAKGIGQIGGGQRRPTEHIDVAMIQSLVRHGQVDDIVTSYGHVIVDECHHVPAFSFEKVLAEIKARYLVGLTATPQRQDGHHPIIEMQLGPVRFAVGARSEAARRPFEQRLIVRETTFRSRTVQPDTGIQELYDSLVADKVRNNLILNDVICSLEEGRSPILLTERNAHLDYFAERLRNFTRHLVVLRGGRTAKARREVASQLSDIPDDEERLVLATGRYVGEGFDDARLDTLFLALPVSWKGTLMQYAGRLNRLHPRKSEVRIFDYVDSQVPMLRRMFEKRLRGYRAIGYARGEAPLGYEEPKGEPVVVWDEGEVREFGEQP, encoded by the coding sequence GTGCACGGCATCTGTGAAAAGCCGCGAATCAGATGTGGTGAATGCCCGAACCAGGCATTCATCCAGGTCGGAGACCAGATCATCCTCGATCACCTGCGCGGGCGTCACGTCATCGGCATCTATCCGCTTCTCAAGGACGAGACCTGTTGGCTCCTGGCTGTCGATTTCGACAAGGGCTCCTGGATGGACGACGTACTCGCATTCGCGGAAACCTGTCGTCGACTGCAGATACCCGCCGCCGTGGAGAGATCTCGGTCGGGCAACGGCGCTCACGTCTGGTTCTTCTTCGCGTCTCCCGTCCCTGCCAGCGTTGCCCGAAAGATGGGCTGCTACCTCATCACCGAAACCATGACCCGGCGCCACCAGGTCAGCATGGCATCCTACGACCGTCTCTTCCCGAAGCAAGACACGATGCCGCGCGGAGGATTCGGGAACCTCATCGCGCTGCCCCTCCAGCACGGACCACGTCAGCGGGGTAATACGGTTTTCCTTGACGATCACCTTGCTCCTTACGGTGACCAGTGGGCCCAGCTGGCCTCCGTGCAGAGGATCGGGCCCGCCACAGCAGAGGATATTGCGCGAGAGGCGACGCGCCTGGATCGGGTCATAGGGGTTCGCGAGGTTGAATTGACGGATGAAGGTGATGCCCTTACGCCCTGGGCCCGTCCTCCTTCGGGACTCACCCGACGATGGCCCGTCAATGAACCCTTGCCGCAGACGATCCGCGCCGTCCTTGCGCAACGTCTCTTCATCGATAAGGTCGGCCTTCCCGCCTCCTTGCTGAACCAAATCAAGCGCTTGGCGGCCTTCCAGAACCCCGAATTCTACAAGAAGCAGAGCATGCGGTTGTCGACGGCGCTGACCCCCAGAGTGATTGCCTGCGCAGAAGAATTCCCTCAGCACATTGCCCTGCCGAGAGGATGCCGGAGTGATCTTGAAGATCTGATCACCGAACGCGGAGTTACCCTCGATGTCGACGATCAGCGTCAGGCGGGGAAGCCGTTGAGCATACGCTTCGCAGGCGAGCTGACTCCCGTTCAACGGGAGGCCGTGCAGGCGGTTCTAGAGCACGAGATAGGAGTCATCGTTGCTCCGCCAGGCGTCGGGAAGACAGTGGTAGGAATCCGGTTGATCGCCGAGAGGGCTCGGAACACGCTGGTTCTAGTACACCGACGTCCACTGCTCGATCAGTGGCGCGCACAAATCTCCCTGTTCCTCGGGCTCGATGCGAAGGGAATAGGCCAGATTGGTGGTGGGCAGCGCAGGCCAACAGAGCACATCGACGTCGCCATGATCCAAAGTCTTGTCCGTCACGGGCAGGTCGACGACATCGTTACAAGCTACGGTCACGTGATCGTCGATGAATGTCACCATGTTCCGGCGTTCTCCTTCGAAAAGGTGCTCGCCGAGATCAAGGCCCGGTATCTTGTCGGACTTACGGCGACTCCCCAACGCCAGGATGGTCACCACCCCATCATCGAGATGCAGCTCGGTCCCGTTCGCTTTGCGGTCGGTGCCAGAAGCGAGGCTGCGCGGCGTCCCTTCGAACAACGTCTCATTGTCAGGGAGACGACCTTCCGATCGCGTACCGTCCAACCCGACACCGGCATTCAGGAGTTGTACGACTCCCTGGTCGCTGACAAGGTTCGCAATAACTTGATTCTGAATGATGTGATCTGCTCCCTGGAGGAAGGACGCTCACCGATCCTCTTGACAGAGCGAAATGCTCACCTCGACTATTTCGCCGAACGGCTCCGAAACTTCACCCGGCATCTTGTGGTCCTGCGCGGCGGCAGGACGGCGAAGGCGCGGCGCGAGGTCGCCTCCCAATTGTCAGACATACCTGACGACGAGGAGAGATTGGTGCTTGCAACCGGCCGATATGTCGGGGAAGGCTTCGACGACGCCCGCCTCGACACATTATTCCTGGCTCTCCCGGTCTCCTGGAAAGGCACACTCATGCAGTATGCCGGCCGGCTCAACCGACTGCACCCACGAAAGTCCGAGGTGCGCATCTTCGACTATGTGGACTCCCAAGTTCCGATGCTTCGCAGGATGTTCGAGAAGCGCCTGAGGGGGTACCGTGCAATCGGCTACGCGCGAGGTGAAGCGCCGCTCGGCTACGAGGAGCCGAAGGGCGAACCGGTTGTCGTGTGGGACGAAGGCGAGGTCCGCGAGTTCGGCGAGCAACCATGA